One part of the Arachidicoccus terrestris genome encodes these proteins:
- a CDS encoding diacylglycerol kinase family protein, whose protein sequence is MKLKGKTPFSWKKRGISFRYAWKGIQYAFKSQHNMWLHSAATIIAIVLAVLLNITAIEWLIILFCITLVMALEIINTAIEVLADHLHPEQHPKIGLVKDLAAGAVLIAALMAFIIGCWIFGVRIINFF, encoded by the coding sequence ATGAAATTGAAAGGTAAAACGCCTTTTTCCTGGAAGAAAAGAGGGATATCTTTCCGGTATGCCTGGAAAGGCATTCAGTATGCATTTAAGAGCCAACATAACATGTGGCTGCATTCCGCAGCAACCATTATCGCTATTGTGCTGGCGGTACTACTGAACATTACGGCTATAGAATGGCTGATTATCTTATTCTGTATTACTTTGGTGATGGCGCTTGAGATTATCAATACTGCCATTGAGGTACTGGCCGATCATTTGCATCCGGAGCAGCATCCTAAAATAGGGTTAGTGAAAGATCTGGCCGCAGGCGCCGTCCTGATAGCCGCCCTTATGGCTTTTATTATTGGTTGCTGGATTTTCGGAGTCAGGATAATAAATTTTTTTTAA
- a CDS encoding fumarate reductase/succinate dehydrogenase flavoprotein subunit — MAFESKVPKGPLENKWTEYKDHCKLVNPANKRKLEIIVIGTGLAGASAAASLGEMGYKVKSFCFQDSPRRAHSIAAQGGINAAKNYQNDGDSTFRLFYDTLKGGDYRSRDSNVYRLAEVSANIIDQCVAQGVPFAREYGGLLSNRSFGGVQVQRTFYAAGQTGQQLLLGAYSALERQVALGNVTVYDRHEMQEVVNIDGKARGIIARNMLTGALERHFGYAVLICSGGYGNVYFLSTNAMGSNVTAAWKAHKQGAYFANPCMTQIHPTCIPVSGDHQSKLTLMSESLRNDGRIWVPKQKGDARKANQIPEEERDYYLERRYPAFGNLVPRDVASRAAKERCDAGYGVGTSKQAVFLDFEDAINRYGKIECGKHGIDNPSAAVIREHGLEVVKEKYGNLFDMYEKITGENPYEVPMRIYPAVHYTMGGLWVDYELMTSVQGLYCLGEANFSDHGANRLGASALMQGLADGYFVIPYTLGNYLAGEIYNQPIATDHPAFAAAENVVKARIDQLMGIKGKHSVDHFHKRLGKIMWEKCGMARNDKGLREAIDEIRELREEFWKDLRIPGSDKEYNPELDKAGRVADFLELGELMCLDALDRAESCGGHFREESQTAEGEALRNDEKFMYVSAWEFKSVGNWVLHKEPLVYEKIQPTQRNYK, encoded by the coding sequence ATGGCATTTGAATCAAAAGTACCCAAAGGACCTTTAGAAAATAAGTGGACAGAATATAAGGATCACTGCAAATTGGTCAATCCCGCTAATAAACGTAAGCTGGAGATTATCGTTATCGGTACAGGACTGGCAGGTGCCAGTGCCGCAGCGTCTTTAGGGGAAATGGGTTATAAGGTTAAGTCATTTTGTTTCCAGGACTCTCCCAGGCGTGCGCATTCCATTGCTGCACAGGGAGGCATCAATGCTGCCAAAAATTATCAAAACGATGGTGATTCGACATTCAGGTTGTTTTATGATACCTTAAAGGGAGGTGATTACCGTTCCCGTGATTCCAACGTTTATCGCCTGGCGGAAGTCAGTGCTAATATTATTGATCAATGCGTTGCTCAGGGAGTTCCTTTTGCCAGAGAATATGGTGGTCTGCTCAGTAACCGTTCTTTCGGTGGTGTGCAGGTACAACGTACTTTCTACGCAGCAGGACAAACAGGACAACAATTGCTTTTAGGCGCTTATAGTGCACTTGAAAGGCAGGTGGCTTTAGGTAACGTAACTGTTTACGACCGTCATGAAATGCAGGAAGTCGTCAATATTGATGGTAAGGCCAGAGGGATTATCGCCCGTAATATGTTGACAGGTGCGTTGGAAAGACATTTTGGTTATGCAGTACTGATTTGTAGCGGTGGTTATGGTAATGTATATTTTCTATCTACAAACGCGATGGGCAGTAATGTGACAGCTGCCTGGAAAGCACATAAGCAGGGTGCTTATTTTGCAAATCCCTGTATGACGCAGATCCATCCGACCTGTATCCCCGTATCCGGTGACCACCAGTCGAAACTAACATTGATGTCTGAGTCATTGCGTAATGACGGCAGAATATGGGTGCCGAAACAAAAAGGAGATGCGAGAAAGGCTAACCAGATCCCTGAAGAGGAAAGAGATTATTATCTGGAAAGAAGGTACCCTGCCTTTGGTAACCTGGTGCCAAGGGATGTGGCTTCCAGAGCTGCTAAAGAAAGATGCGATGCAGGTTATGGAGTCGGAACTTCTAAGCAAGCCGTTTTTTTGGATTTCGAAGATGCGATCAATCGTTATGGCAAGATAGAATGTGGCAAGCATGGCATAGACAACCCTTCTGCTGCGGTTATTCGCGAGCATGGTCTGGAAGTTGTAAAAGAAAAATATGGTAACCTTTTTGACATGTATGAAAAGATTACCGGAGAAAATCCATATGAAGTGCCCATGCGCATCTACCCTGCTGTCCATTATACTATGGGAGGTCTTTGGGTTGACTATGAACTGATGACTTCTGTACAAGGGCTTTACTGTCTGGGTGAAGCGAACTTTAGTGATCATGGTGCCAATCGCCTGGGCGCTTCGGCCTTGATGCAGGGACTGGCCGACGGTTACTTTGTGATCCCTTATACACTGGGCAACTATCTGGCCGGCGAAATCTATAATCAACCTATTGCAACAGACCATCCTGCCTTTGCGGCCGCCGAAAATGTTGTGAAAGCAAGAATTGATCAGTTGATGGGTATTAAAGGCAAACACAGCGTTGATCATTTCCATAAACGTTTAGGAAAGATCATGTGGGAAAAATGTGGTATGGCCCGTAATGATAAAGGACTTAGAGAAGCGATCGATGAGATTCGTGAACTGAGAGAAGAGTTCTGGAAAGATTTACGAATTCCGGGATCTGATAAAGAATATAATCCTGAGCTAGATAAAGCCGGCCGGGTAGCTGACTTCCTGGAGCTGGGTGAGCTGATGTGCCTGGATGCGCTGGACCGTGCAGAAAGCTGCGGTGGCCATTTCAGGGAAGAATCTCAGACCGCAGAAGGAGAAGCTCTTAGAAATGACGAGAAATTTATGTACGTTTCCGCCTGGGAATTCAAGTCCGTCGGTAATTGGGTGCTACATAAAGAGCCGCTGGTCTATGAAAAAATCCAGCCCACTCAGCGTAATTATAAGTAG
- a CDS encoding transposase, which yields MTNLLFFYENLLDESFSQTDLGILYKAIPFEQLSATIPSPRGLVTGQGRKSWFDVSGGIGLMILKHVMGVSDRMLIDRINTDWSMQLFCGIRLRPGERIKDSNLPSWWRSYIGQYLDMDAMQQCLAGYWKPWIKDTAFSFEDATCYESYIAHPTDCKLLWGACKEVYALNQLFRKQLKLRKSRSNYEKHKTLFLNYQRCRKKSRRKERKLRKQLLGFLYRLLQLNDELQARPATHISKRKATRLKTIRTLYEQQHNKAFGDRNPQIKDRIVSISKPYIRPIIRGKEIKAVEFGAKVNKLQVDGISFIQRLSYDAFNEGTQLVDTIYLHRKLFGKCTHHSADAIYATNTNRKYCRQNNITTNFIPKGRQKPALVEQSKTMRAALNRQRSTVLEGSFGNEKNHYHLNKIKARNQSTETCWIFFGILTANASIISKRMQQAAAQIKSTAA from the coding sequence ATGACAAATCTACTTTTTTTTTACGAGAATCTTCTGGATGAGTCTTTTAGCCAAACAGATTTAGGAATTCTTTATAAGGCCATCCCTTTTGAGCAGTTATCCGCTACTATTCCCAGTCCCCGGGGTCTGGTTACCGGCCAGGGACGCAAGAGCTGGTTTGATGTCAGCGGAGGTATTGGACTGATGATCCTTAAGCACGTTATGGGCGTCAGTGACCGGATGCTGATCGATCGTATTAATACGGACTGGAGCATGCAGCTGTTTTGTGGCATCCGGCTCAGGCCCGGTGAGAGAATTAAGGATTCCAATCTTCCCAGCTGGTGGCGCAGTTATATCGGGCAATACCTGGATATGGATGCCATGCAGCAGTGCCTGGCGGGTTACTGGAAGCCCTGGATAAAAGATACAGCCTTTAGCTTTGAGGACGCCACATGTTATGAATCCTATATAGCCCATCCCACTGACTGCAAATTGCTGTGGGGTGCCTGTAAGGAAGTATATGCGTTGAATCAACTCTTTAGAAAACAGTTGAAATTACGTAAGAGCCGCAGTAACTACGAGAAACATAAAACCCTGTTCCTGAACTACCAGCGCTGCAGGAAAAAGAGCAGGCGTAAGGAACGTAAACTGCGTAAGCAGCTCTTAGGTTTTTTGTACCGCCTGCTGCAGCTTAACGATGAATTGCAGGCCCGCCCCGCAACTCATATCAGCAAGCGGAAAGCCACCCGCCTGAAGACGATACGTACCCTATACGAGCAACAGCATAACAAAGCTTTCGGGGATAGGAACCCACAGATCAAAGACCGGATCGTATCGATCAGCAAGCCCTACATCCGTCCCATTATCCGGGGCAAAGAAATAAAAGCTGTAGAGTTCGGAGCCAAGGTCAACAAGTTACAGGTAGACGGCATCAGTTTTATCCAACGACTGAGTTATGATGCCTTCAATGAAGGCACACAGCTGGTGGATACGATTTATCTGCACCGTAAACTTTTTGGGAAGTGCACGCATCATAGTGCCGATGCTATTTATGCCACTAATACCAACAGAAAGTATTGCCGTCAAAACAATATCACCACCAATTTTATTCCTAAAGGAAGGCAGAAGCCTGCTTTGGTTGAACAATCTAAAACGATGCGGGCAGCGCTGAACCGTCAAAGGAGCACGGTCCTGGAAGGAAGTTTTGGCAATGAGAAAAACCACTATCATTTAAACAAAATCAAAGCCAGGAACCAGTCTACCGAGACCTGCTGGATCTTCTTTGGCATCCTTACAGCAAACGCATCCATTATCAGCAAAAGAATGCAACAGGCGGCCGCACAGATTAAAAGCACAGCGGCCTAG
- a CDS encoding succinate dehydrogenase/fumarate reductase iron-sulfur subunit, with protein sequence MEHYNMHLTLKVWRQPGAASQGGFKTYEVDNISSEMSFLEMFDVLNERLIEEGEDPIAFDHDCREGICGACSMVIDGKPHGPWANNTTCQLHMRAFKDGDTIIVEPWRAKAFPVVKDLMVDRTAFDRVIQAGGYISVNTGNAADANSIPVDKKSADDAFAAAACIGCGACVAACKNSSAMLFAGAKVSQLALLPQGDPERKTRVIEMVAQMDKEGFGSCTATGACEATCPKGISIANIARLNKEYMRAVLTSEEA encoded by the coding sequence ATGGAACATTACAATATGCATTTGACACTCAAAGTATGGCGTCAGCCAGGAGCAGCGTCACAGGGTGGATTCAAAACTTATGAAGTTGATAACATCTCTTCAGAAATGTCCTTCCTGGAAATGTTTGATGTACTCAATGAAAGACTCATTGAAGAAGGGGAAGATCCGATCGCTTTTGATCATGACTGTAGAGAAGGTATCTGCGGCGCCTGTTCAATGGTAATAGACGGTAAACCGCACGGGCCCTGGGCTAACAACACCACTTGTCAATTGCATATGCGCGCATTTAAGGATGGAGATACGATTATTGTTGAACCGTGGCGGGCAAAAGCTTTTCCCGTTGTCAAGGACCTTATGGTAGATAGAACCGCTTTTGACAGAGTGATTCAGGCGGGGGGATACATTTCCGTAAATACGGGCAACGCTGCGGATGCTAATTCGATTCCAGTTGACAAGAAATCGGCAGATGATGCGTTTGCTGCTGCTGCCTGTATTGGTTGCGGAGCTTGCGTGGCTGCGTGTAAGAACAGTTCTGCTATGCTATTTGCGGGAGCAAAGGTATCTCAGCTAGCCTTGTTGCCTCAGGGAGACCCTGAACGTAAGACACGTGTTATTGAAATGGTAGCGCAGATGGATAAAGAAGGATTTGGTTCCTGTACCGCTACCGGTGCCTGTGAAGCAACTTGTCCTAAAGGTATTTCTATTGCCAATATCGCAAGGCTGAATAAAGAATATATGCGAGCCGTGCTAACCAGCGAAGAAGCTTAA
- a CDS encoding succinate dehydrogenase cytochrome b subunit codes for MSFKKLLTSAVGRKFTMGATGLFLILFLIVHVGLNVCIFANDGGEMFNKAAHFMGGNWVPRVLEIGLFFFLIVHIVQGLMLEMSNRAKRGIGYARSYGNRGSKWYSRSMALLGTLILIFLILHISNFWLPNRVHQGFLLGEEINLYERMKVTFSVGWIVIVYLLGLIALAYHLMHGFQSAFRSLGVHNIKYNKLLICIGNGFAIIVPLLFAMMPLSFYFGWLS; via the coding sequence ATGAGCTTTAAAAAGTTATTAACTTCCGCAGTTGGCAGAAAATTTACCATGGGTGCCACAGGTCTTTTCCTCATTTTATTTTTAATTGTACATGTCGGACTTAACGTCTGCATATTTGCCAATGATGGTGGCGAAATGTTTAATAAGGCCGCCCATTTTATGGGAGGCAACTGGGTGCCGCGGGTATTGGAAATCGGCCTGTTTTTCTTTTTAATTGTTCATATCGTGCAGGGCCTGATGCTCGAAATGTCGAACCGGGCTAAAAGAGGTATTGGATATGCCCGTAGTTATGGCAACCGTGGCAGCAAATGGTACAGCCGTTCCATGGCATTGCTGGGAACATTGATCCTGATCTTTTTAATTCTTCATATCTCTAACTTCTGGCTGCCTAACCGTGTTCATCAGGGTTTTTTACTCGGCGAAGAGATCAACCTGTATGAGCGCATGAAAGTAACTTTTAGTGTAGGCTGGATCGTCATTGTATATTTATTGGGTCTGATCGCACTGGCTTATCATCTGATGCACGGCTTTCAGAGCGCATTTCGCTCACTGGGTGTACATAATATTAAATACAATAAATTGCTCATCTGCATCGGTAATGGCTTTGCCATTATCGTCCCATTATTATTTGCGATGATGCCACTGAGTTTTTATTTTGGCTGGCTAAGCTAA
- the pgl gene encoding 6-phosphogluconolactonase gives MQLHKSKDIDQLSRDFADWLMAYANTTIEANGSFSVALSGGSTPKKLHVLLTSEAYKEKTDWSKWHFFMGDERFVPFSDDRSNAKMCYETLLNHVPVKDDQIHFYQTENIQPADSAQAYEKMLRGLFEGKQTGIDLVILGMGDDGHTLSLFPHQPIIHETAKWVDSFWLDAQDMYRITMTHPVANHAASVAFLVAGAGKQQVLKEVLEGQFQPDIYPSQIIQPVNGELHWFVDEAAAALL, from the coding sequence ATGCAATTACACAAGTCAAAAGATATAGATCAGTTAAGCCGCGATTTTGCCGACTGGCTGATGGCTTATGCCAACACGACCATTGAAGCAAATGGCAGTTTTTCTGTTGCACTTTCCGGAGGCAGTACGCCCAAAAAGCTCCATGTACTATTGACCAGCGAAGCCTACAAAGAGAAGACGGATTGGTCTAAATGGCATTTTTTTATGGGTGATGAGCGTTTTGTTCCTTTTTCAGATGACAGAAGTAATGCAAAGATGTGTTATGAGACACTGCTCAATCATGTGCCTGTTAAAGATGATCAGATTCATTTTTACCAGACAGAAAATATCCAGCCGGCAGATAGCGCTCAAGCTTATGAGAAAATGCTGCGCGGTCTTTTTGAAGGAAAGCAAACGGGCATTGATCTGGTGATACTAGGCATGGGCGATGATGGTCACACACTATCATTATTTCCACATCAACCCATTATCCATGAAACCGCAAAATGGGTAGATAGTTTCTGGCTGGACGCACAGGATATGTACCGAATTACCATGACCCATCCCGTTGCCAATCATGCAGCAAGTGTGGCATTTTTGGTAGCCGGTGCGGGGAAACAACAGGTGTTGAAAGAAGTACTTGAAGGTCAATTTCAGCCAGACATCTATCCCAGTCAGATCATTCAGCCAGTAAACGGAGAATTACATTGGTTTGTTGATGAAGCGGCGGCAGCTCTTTTGTAA